Proteins found in one Mustela lutreola isolate mMusLut2 chromosome 10, mMusLut2.pri, whole genome shotgun sequence genomic segment:
- the C10H1orf159 gene encoding uncharacterized protein C1orf159 homolog isoform X3, which translates to MAESFGPRSLGPGVCGFFVIPPRLWMSAAPISEGQGQQPECCVDVPDVNSTCGGTNLCGPGCYRHQNEDGSVRCVRCGNGTHGSECSGRPVAPPTGPTWPTSHRGAASPSSGATVAGWGAQFPVNLSTGTPGQPNLGSPQVAASLFLGTLFFSSGLILSVAGFFYLKRTSKLPKVFYRRGKAPALQPGEAVSNLEGRAERPVSRAPGWGPAALLTLPFLLCKAAMIPPSHPSVPQGPRNEDHRPGLEATETSSLSVQEARRQKPSAEAALCQARAALGRGPRLHGRLLGGGPGQQCLTRGPTHSSAHRLGEKPAPEGQVLPGEASGQVWTQPLTQRGCLLAADAATSASPPPPPGCSVKWPGSLVLEAGSAVWVPPERPLPAAKACEACWAAPCLGKLGARPFGLPKPTMGRHPRTTRPVGLLATPLGWCPGMGRCDLSTGPSKAEAPTGLSCSQGPTPPTPKPKTTTRFWELQRRGSWFLTGLCRF; encoded by the exons ATGGCTGAGAGCTTTGGACCAAGGA GCCTAGGACCAGGGGTCTGCGGCTTCTTCGTGATCCCGCCCCGCCTCTGGATGTCTGCAGCTCCCATCTCGGAGGGCCAG GGCCAGCAACCTGAGTGTTGTGTGGACGTGCCGGATGTCAACTCCACCTGTGGGGGCACAAACCTGTGTGGTCCAG GCTGCTACAGGCACCAGAACGAGGACGGCAGTGTCCGCTGCGTCCGCTGCGGGAACGGCACCCATGGCTCTGAGTGCAGTGGCCGCCCCGTGGCTCCCCCCACCGGGCCCACCTGGCCTACTTCCCACCGAGGGGCTGCGTCTCCAAGTTCTGGAGCAACAG TCGCTGGCTGGGGCGCCCAGTTCCCGGTGAACCTGAGCACAGGGACGCCCGGGCAGCCAAATCTCG GGAGCCCTCAGGTGGCGGCCTCCCTCTTCCTGGGGACACTGTTCTTCAGCTCCGGCCTCATCCTGTCTGTGGCCGGCTTCTTCTACCTGAAGCGCACCAGTAAACTCCCCAAGGTGTTCTACAGAAGAGGCAAAG CCCCTGCCCTGCAGCCTGGCGAAGCTGTAAGTAACCTGGAAGGACGGGCCGAGCGCCCCGTGTCGCGGGCCCCGGGCTGGGGGCCGGCCGCTCTTCTCACTCTGCCTTTTCTCCTTTGCAAGGCCGCCATGATCCCTCCGTCGCACCCCTCAG TCCCCCAGGGCCCCCGTAACGAGGATCACAGGCCCGGGCTTGAAGCGACAGAAACGTCCTCTCTCTCAGTCCAGGAGGCCAGAAGGCAGAAGcccag TGCGGAAGCCGCGTTATGTCAGGCGCGAGCGGCCCTTGGACGGGGACCCAGGCTCCACGGCCGTCTCCTCGGTGGAGGCCCGGGTCAGCAATGTCTGACCCGGGGACCCACCCACAGCTCTGCACACCGCCTTGGAGAGAAGCCGGCACCCGAAGGGCAGGTGCTGCCTGGCGAGGCCTCGGGACAGGTCTGGACACAGCCCCTGACTCAGCGTGGCTGCCTACTGGCCGCAGATGCGGCCACAagtgcttcccccccccccccccccggctgctCTGTGAAATGGCCTGGGAGCCTCGTCCTTGAGGCGGGCTCGGCGGTCTGGGTCCCTCCGGAGAGACCGCTCCCAGCGGCCAAAGCCTGTGAGGCCTGCTGGGCTGCTCCATGCCTGGGAAAGCTGGGGGCTCGGCCCTTTGGCCTTCCCAAGCCCACCATGGGCAGACATCCCCGCACCACCAGGCCGGTTGGCCTCCTGGCAACCCCTCTGGGTTGGTGTCCAGGCATGGGGAGGTGTGATTTGAGCACTGGCCCCTCCAAGGCTGAGGCGCCCACTGGGCTGTCCTGTAGCCAAGGCCCCACCCCCCCGACCCCCAAGCCCAAGACCACCACACGCTTCTGGGAGCTGCAGAGGCGAGGGTCCTGGTTTCTTACTGGCTTGTGTCGGTTTTGA
- the C10H1orf159 gene encoding uncharacterized protein C1orf159 homolog isoform X10 — translation MAESFGPRSLGPGVCGFFVIPPRLWMSAAPISEGQGQQPECCVDVPDVNSTCGGTNLCGPGCYRHQNEDGSVRCVRCGNGTHGSECSGRPVAPPTGPTWPTSHRGAASPSSGATVAGWGAQFPVNLSTGTPGQPNLGSPQVAASLFLGTLFFSSGLILSVAGFFYLKRTSKLPKVFYRRGKAPALQPGEAAAMIPPSHPSVRKPRYVRRERPLDGDPGSTAVSSVEARVSNV, via the exons ATGGCTGAGAGCTTTGGACCAAGGA GCCTAGGACCAGGGGTCTGCGGCTTCTTCGTGATCCCGCCCCGCCTCTGGATGTCTGCAGCTCCCATCTCGGAGGGCCAG GGCCAGCAACCTGAGTGTTGTGTGGACGTGCCGGATGTCAACTCCACCTGTGGGGGCACAAACCTGTGTGGTCCAG GCTGCTACAGGCACCAGAACGAGGACGGCAGTGTCCGCTGCGTCCGCTGCGGGAACGGCACCCATGGCTCTGAGTGCAGTGGCCGCCCCGTGGCTCCCCCCACCGGGCCCACCTGGCCTACTTCCCACCGAGGGGCTGCGTCTCCAAGTTCTGGAGCAACAG TCGCTGGCTGGGGCGCCCAGTTCCCGGTGAACCTGAGCACAGGGACGCCCGGGCAGCCAAATCTCG GGAGCCCTCAGGTGGCGGCCTCCCTCTTCCTGGGGACACTGTTCTTCAGCTCCGGCCTCATCCTGTCTGTGGCCGGCTTCTTCTACCTGAAGCGCACCAGTAAACTCCCCAAGGTGTTCTACAGAAGAGGCAAAG CCCCTGCCCTGCAGCCTGGCGAAGCT GCCGCCATGATCCCTCCGTCGCACCCCTCAG TGCGGAAGCCGCGTTATGTCAGGCGCGAGCGGCCCTTGGACGGGGACCCAGGCTCCACGGCCGTCTCCTCGGTGGAGGCCCGGGTCAGCAATGTCTGA
- the C10H1orf159 gene encoding uncharacterized protein C1orf159 homolog isoform X8: MAESFGPRSLGPGVCGFFVIPPRLWMSAAPISEGQGQQPECCVDVPDVNSTCGGTNLCGPGCYRHQNEDGSVRCVRCGNGTHGSECSGRPVAPPTGPTWPTSHRGAASPSSGATVAGWGAQFPVNLSTGTPGQPNLGSPQVAASLFLGTLFFSSGLILSVAGFFYLKRTSKLPKVFYRRGKAPALQPGEAVSNLEGRAERPVSRAPGWGPAALLTLPFLLCKAAMIPPSHPSVRKPRYVRRERPLDGDPGSTAVSSVEARVSNV, encoded by the exons ATGGCTGAGAGCTTTGGACCAAGGA GCCTAGGACCAGGGGTCTGCGGCTTCTTCGTGATCCCGCCCCGCCTCTGGATGTCTGCAGCTCCCATCTCGGAGGGCCAG GGCCAGCAACCTGAGTGTTGTGTGGACGTGCCGGATGTCAACTCCACCTGTGGGGGCACAAACCTGTGTGGTCCAG GCTGCTACAGGCACCAGAACGAGGACGGCAGTGTCCGCTGCGTCCGCTGCGGGAACGGCACCCATGGCTCTGAGTGCAGTGGCCGCCCCGTGGCTCCCCCCACCGGGCCCACCTGGCCTACTTCCCACCGAGGGGCTGCGTCTCCAAGTTCTGGAGCAACAG TCGCTGGCTGGGGCGCCCAGTTCCCGGTGAACCTGAGCACAGGGACGCCCGGGCAGCCAAATCTCG GGAGCCCTCAGGTGGCGGCCTCCCTCTTCCTGGGGACACTGTTCTTCAGCTCCGGCCTCATCCTGTCTGTGGCCGGCTTCTTCTACCTGAAGCGCACCAGTAAACTCCCCAAGGTGTTCTACAGAAGAGGCAAAG CCCCTGCCCTGCAGCCTGGCGAAGCTGTAAGTAACCTGGAAGGACGGGCCGAGCGCCCCGTGTCGCGGGCCCCGGGCTGGGGGCCGGCCGCTCTTCTCACTCTGCCTTTTCTCCTTTGCAAGGCCGCCATGATCCCTCCGTCGCACCCCTCAG TGCGGAAGCCGCGTTATGTCAGGCGCGAGCGGCCCTTGGACGGGGACCCAGGCTCCACGGCCGTCTCCTCGGTGGAGGCCCGGGTCAGCAATGTCTGA
- the C10H1orf159 gene encoding uncharacterized protein C1orf159 homolog isoform X9, with translation MAESFGPRSLGPGVCGFFVIPPRLWMSAAPISEGQGQQPECCVDVPDVNSTCGGTNLCGPGCYRHQNEDGSVRCVRCGNGTHGSECSGRPVAPPTGPTWPTSHRGAASPSSGATVAGWGAQFPVNLSTGTPGQPNLGSPQVAASLFLGTLFFSSGLILSVAGFFYLKRTSKLPKVFYRRGKAPALQPGEAVSNLEGRAERPVSRAPGWGPAALLTLPFLLCKAAMIPPSHPSDSTI, from the exons ATGGCTGAGAGCTTTGGACCAAGGA GCCTAGGACCAGGGGTCTGCGGCTTCTTCGTGATCCCGCCCCGCCTCTGGATGTCTGCAGCTCCCATCTCGGAGGGCCAG GGCCAGCAACCTGAGTGTTGTGTGGACGTGCCGGATGTCAACTCCACCTGTGGGGGCACAAACCTGTGTGGTCCAG GCTGCTACAGGCACCAGAACGAGGACGGCAGTGTCCGCTGCGTCCGCTGCGGGAACGGCACCCATGGCTCTGAGTGCAGTGGCCGCCCCGTGGCTCCCCCCACCGGGCCCACCTGGCCTACTTCCCACCGAGGGGCTGCGTCTCCAAGTTCTGGAGCAACAG TCGCTGGCTGGGGCGCCCAGTTCCCGGTGAACCTGAGCACAGGGACGCCCGGGCAGCCAAATCTCG GGAGCCCTCAGGTGGCGGCCTCCCTCTTCCTGGGGACACTGTTCTTCAGCTCCGGCCTCATCCTGTCTGTGGCCGGCTTCTTCTACCTGAAGCGCACCAGTAAACTCCCCAAGGTGTTCTACAGAAGAGGCAAAG CCCCTGCCCTGCAGCCTGGCGAAGCTGTAAGTAACCTGGAAGGACGGGCCGAGCGCCCCGTGTCGCGGGCCCCGGGCTGGGGGCCGGCCGCTCTTCTCACTCTGCCTTTTCTCCTTTGCAAGGCCGCCATGATCCCTCCGTCGCACCCCTCAG ACAGTACCATCTAG
- the C10H1orf159 gene encoding uncharacterized protein C1orf159 homolog isoform X12 has protein sequence MAESFGPRSLGPGVCGFFVIPPRLWMSAAPISEGQGQQPECCVDVPDVNSTCGGTNLCGPGCYRHQNEDGSVRCVRCGNGTHGSECSGRPVAPPTGPTWPTSHRGAASPSSGATVAGWGAQFPVNLSTGTPGQPNLGSPQVAASLFLGTLFFSSGLILSVAGFFYLKRTSKLPKVFYRRGKAPALQPGEAAAMIPPSHPSDSTI, from the exons ATGGCTGAGAGCTTTGGACCAAGGA GCCTAGGACCAGGGGTCTGCGGCTTCTTCGTGATCCCGCCCCGCCTCTGGATGTCTGCAGCTCCCATCTCGGAGGGCCAG GGCCAGCAACCTGAGTGTTGTGTGGACGTGCCGGATGTCAACTCCACCTGTGGGGGCACAAACCTGTGTGGTCCAG GCTGCTACAGGCACCAGAACGAGGACGGCAGTGTCCGCTGCGTCCGCTGCGGGAACGGCACCCATGGCTCTGAGTGCAGTGGCCGCCCCGTGGCTCCCCCCACCGGGCCCACCTGGCCTACTTCCCACCGAGGGGCTGCGTCTCCAAGTTCTGGAGCAACAG TCGCTGGCTGGGGCGCCCAGTTCCCGGTGAACCTGAGCACAGGGACGCCCGGGCAGCCAAATCTCG GGAGCCCTCAGGTGGCGGCCTCCCTCTTCCTGGGGACACTGTTCTTCAGCTCCGGCCTCATCCTGTCTGTGGCCGGCTTCTTCTACCTGAAGCGCACCAGTAAACTCCCCAAGGTGTTCTACAGAAGAGGCAAAG CCCCTGCCCTGCAGCCTGGCGAAGCT GCCGCCATGATCCCTCCGTCGCACCCCTCAG ACAGTACCATCTAG
- the C10H1orf159 gene encoding uncharacterized protein C1orf159 homolog isoform X11 yields the protein MAESFGPRSLGPGVCGFFVIPPRLWMSAAPISEGQGQQPECCVDVPDVNSTCGGTNLCGPGCYRHQNEDGSVRCVRCGNGTHGSECSGRPVAPPTGPTWPTSHRGAASPSSGATVAGWGAQFPVNLSTGTPGQPNLAASPQVSKSTCPAVTIQSPQLWAHQPILTPCCEEGQASWHQEGHLGTRNELQEGALRWRPPSSWGHCSSAPASSCLWPASST from the exons ATGGCTGAGAGCTTTGGACCAAGGA GCCTAGGACCAGGGGTCTGCGGCTTCTTCGTGATCCCGCCCCGCCTCTGGATGTCTGCAGCTCCCATCTCGGAGGGCCAG GGCCAGCAACCTGAGTGTTGTGTGGACGTGCCGGATGTCAACTCCACCTGTGGGGGCACAAACCTGTGTGGTCCAG GCTGCTACAGGCACCAGAACGAGGACGGCAGTGTCCGCTGCGTCCGCTGCGGGAACGGCACCCATGGCTCTGAGTGCAGTGGCCGCCCCGTGGCTCCCCCCACCGGGCCCACCTGGCCTACTTCCCACCGAGGGGCTGCGTCTCCAAGTTCTGGAGCAACAG TCGCTGGCTGGGGCGCCCAGTTCCCGGTGAACCTGAGCACAGGGACGCCCGGGCAGCCAAATCTCG CTGCCTCTCCACAGGTATCTAAGAGCACTTGCCCCGCAGTTACCATCCAGAGCCCCCAGCTGTGGGCCCACCAGCCCATCCTGACCCCGTGTTGTGAAGAGGGGCAGGCATCATGGCACCAGGAAGGCCATCTAGGGACAAGGAACGAGCTGCAAGAG GGAGCCCTCAGGTGGCGGCCTCCCTCTTCCTGGGGACACTGTTCTTCAGCTCCGGCCTCATCCTGTCTGTGGCCGGCTTCTTCTACCTGA
- the C10H1orf159 gene encoding uncharacterized protein C1orf159 homolog isoform X13, giving the protein MAESFGPRSLGPGVCGFFVIPPRLWMSAAPISEGQGQQPECCVDVPDVNSTCGGTNLCGPGCYRHQNEDGSVRCVRCGNGTHGSECSGRPVAPPTGPTWPTSHRGAASPSSGATVAGWGAQFPVNLSTGTPGQPNLAASPQVSKSTCPAVTIQSPQLWAHQPILTPCCEEGQASWHQEGHLGTRNELQEARV; this is encoded by the exons ATGGCTGAGAGCTTTGGACCAAGGA GCCTAGGACCAGGGGTCTGCGGCTTCTTCGTGATCCCGCCCCGCCTCTGGATGTCTGCAGCTCCCATCTCGGAGGGCCAG GGCCAGCAACCTGAGTGTTGTGTGGACGTGCCGGATGTCAACTCCACCTGTGGGGGCACAAACCTGTGTGGTCCAG GCTGCTACAGGCACCAGAACGAGGACGGCAGTGTCCGCTGCGTCCGCTGCGGGAACGGCACCCATGGCTCTGAGTGCAGTGGCCGCCCCGTGGCTCCCCCCACCGGGCCCACCTGGCCTACTTCCCACCGAGGGGCTGCGTCTCCAAGTTCTGGAGCAACAG TCGCTGGCTGGGGCGCCCAGTTCCCGGTGAACCTGAGCACAGGGACGCCCGGGCAGCCAAATCTCG CTGCCTCTCCACAGGTATCTAAGAGCACTTGCCCCGCAGTTACCATCCAGAGCCCCCAGCTGTGGGCCCACCAGCCCATCCTGACCCCGTGTTGTGAAGAGGGGCAGGCATCATGGCACCAGGAAGGCCATCTAGGGACAAGGAACGAGCTGCAAGAGGCAAGAGTGTAG